Below is a window of Coriobacterium glomerans PW2 DNA.
CTGCCGGTTGGCGCATCATCGAGGTGCGAGTTGTACGATCTGTGGCTCTCCGAGCGGGTCAGGACGGATCGGGCCCTGGATGCGCTCAGGCACGCGACACCTGAGGGGCTCGCTCCGGTTCGAGCCGGCTACATCGATGTGAGGGCCGCGGCTCTCACGGTGTCTCTCACGCGTATCGGCTATAGCGTCGAGGTGCGTCCGCGTGAGGGCTTCTCGGTTGACCTCGCTGCTTGGAATCGCGCCCTCACCGAGATCGCATCCGCCGGGCAGATCTGCTATCTGCGCGGTGCGAAGCGCAAGCGGCTCGATCTGGACCGGACGCTTGCTTGCTGGCGCGTCAGCGCCTCCGAGACGGAGGGCGCGGTGCGCATCGAGCTCGAGACGCGCGCGGGGAGCGCTGGTTCGCTGCGTCCCGACATCGTTCTCGCCGCCATCGATCAGAGCATCGGGCGCGCTCAAGGCCTCGATGAGCCCGTGGACCATCTGACGGCGGGACCGCGTGCGCACATGATCATCGAGAGCTGCGAGATCGAGCGGACGCTGCAGACAGGGGAGGACGAGCACGGGATCTTGGTGCCCGCGCTCCCGGATCCGCAGAGCGCGGGCACCCGTGCCAACGGATCCCTCACCGCTTCTGAGTAGGCAGGTGAAATGTGGATGTTTCTCGTTGACGAGGGTTTGCGTAGCTGTTACCATAGTCCGCTGTTGCACTACCTCATGCATGAAGGGTAAAAGAATGTACGCAATCGTTTCAACCGGCGGCAAACAGTACAAGGTCGCCAC
It encodes the following:
- a CDS encoding TIGR03936 family radical SAM-associated protein, encoding MSDQLPFRLRVRYVKQGRLRYLGHPEVLRTIERSVRRAGLPYAVTQGLSPHMRIAFCSALPVGASSRCELYDLWLSERVRTDRALDALRHATPEGLAPVRAGYIDVRAAALTVSLTRIGYSVEVRPREGFSVDLAAWNRALTEIASAGQICYLRGAKRKRLDLDRTLACWRVSASETEGAVRIELETRAGSAGSLRPDIVLAAIDQSIGRAQGLDEPVDHLTAGPRAHMIIESCEIERTLQTGEDEHGILVPALPDPQSAGTRANGSLTASE